A window of Prolixibacter sp. SD074 contains these coding sequences:
- a CDS encoding biotin/lipoyl-containing protein — translation MKRKIKFSLLYRDMWQSSGKYVPRVDQLVKVAPHIVNMRCFARVETNGGGFEQINLLFGENPNKSVREWTQPFNDAGIQTHMLERALNGIRMSPVPADVRRLMFKVKKKQGTDIARSFCGLNDPRNIKDSIKYAKEGGMIAQAALSLTYSEVHTVNYYVNLADDLIQAGADEICLKDMAGIGRPAWLGKITAGIKEKHPDIVIEYHGHTTPGFTMASILEVARAGADIIDVGMEPLSWGTGHADLLSVHEMLKDDGFDVPDINMVEYMKVRSLTQEFMDDFLGYYINPRNRYINSLLIGPGLPGGMMGSLMSDLENNLASLNKWKAKRNEPQLSQDDLLIKLFDEVKYIWPKLGYPPLVTPFSQYVKNLALMNVMQMEKGKGRWSMIADNIWDMLLGYSGKLPGELAPELAQLAKEAGKEFYTGHPQDPYPDALDTFRKEMDEKGWDYGQDDEELLELAMHPEQYRAYKSGEAKKAFNEDLAKRKAEGSGVNTKPEPVKPAATAVASLADFAPTSMNINVDGEIFKVTVSYGDEQTTAGAPAAPASTSTPAAAMPAVDGKVREILAPLEGKFYLTKDSSETAIKVGDTINAGDLIGYVEAMKTYNAIKADVGGQVVELVQNSGSDVEEDDVLVRIK, via the coding sequence ATGAAGCGTAAGATTAAGTTTTCACTGTTGTATCGTGATATGTGGCAGTCGTCGGGGAAATATGTGCCCCGGGTAGACCAATTGGTGAAGGTCGCTCCGCATATCGTTAATATGAGATGTTTTGCACGGGTGGAAACCAATGGTGGTGGATTTGAGCAAATCAATCTCCTTTTTGGTGAAAATCCTAATAAATCAGTCCGTGAATGGACACAGCCCTTCAACGATGCAGGAATCCAAACCCATATGCTCGAGCGTGCCCTGAACGGCATTCGCATGAGCCCTGTCCCGGCTGATGTTCGTCGTTTGATGTTCAAGGTGAAAAAGAAACAGGGAACCGACATTGCCCGATCTTTTTGTGGTTTGAACGATCCCCGCAATATCAAGGATTCAATTAAATATGCCAAAGAAGGCGGAATGATTGCCCAGGCGGCACTTTCGCTTACCTATTCCGAAGTTCATACGGTAAATTATTACGTGAACCTGGCAGATGATTTGATTCAGGCGGGAGCCGATGAAATTTGTCTGAAAGATATGGCCGGAATTGGCCGCCCCGCATGGTTGGGGAAAATTACCGCCGGCATCAAGGAAAAACATCCCGATATCGTGATTGAATACCACGGGCACACGACTCCCGGATTTACCATGGCTTCTATTTTGGAGGTTGCCCGTGCGGGTGCTGACATTATCGATGTAGGTATGGAACCCCTTTCATGGGGAACAGGACATGCCGATTTGCTTTCCGTTCATGAGATGCTGAAGGATGACGGCTTCGATGTGCCGGATATCAATATGGTTGAGTACATGAAAGTCCGTAGCCTGACGCAGGAATTTATGGATGATTTCCTCGGGTATTATATAAACCCGCGTAACCGCTATATTAACTCCTTGTTGATTGGTCCCGGCCTTCCCGGTGGTATGATGGGAAGTTTGATGTCCGATCTGGAAAATAACCTGGCCAGTCTGAATAAATGGAAAGCTAAACGTAACGAGCCACAGCTTTCGCAGGACGATTTGCTCATCAAACTTTTCGATGAAGTGAAATACATTTGGCCAAAATTGGGGTACCCGCCACTGGTAACACCCTTTAGCCAGTATGTGAAGAACCTGGCGCTGATGAATGTAATGCAGATGGAGAAAGGCAAAGGGCGCTGGTCGATGATTGCAGACAACATCTGGGACATGCTTTTAGGATATTCAGGAAAACTGCCCGGAGAACTGGCACCGGAATTGGCACAACTTGCCAAAGAAGCAGGCAAAGAATTTTATACCGGGCATCCGCAGGATCCGTATCCGGATGCGCTCGATACTTTCCGTAAGGAAATGGACGAAAAAGGTTGGGATTACGGTCAGGATGACGAGGAATTGCTCGAACTGGCTATGCATCCCGAACAATACCGGGCCTATAAATCAGGCGAAGCCAAGAAAGCTTTTAACGAAGATTTGGCCAAGCGAAAAGCAGAAGGAAGCGGCGTGAATACGAAGCCTGAGCCGGTTAAACCGGCAGCTACAGCAGTCGCTTCATTGGCTGATTTTGCTCCCACATCCATGAATATCAATGTCGACGGCGAAATTTTCAAGGTGACGGTTTCGTATGGTGACGAGCAAACAACGGCTGGAGCTCCAGCAGCACCTGCTTCAACGAGTACCCCGGCAGCAGCCATGCCTGCAGTTGATGGAAAAGTTCGTGAGATTCTGGCACCGCTGGAAGGTAAATTTTACCTGACCAAGGACTCATCAGAGACTGCAATTAAAGTGGGAGACACCATTAACGCAGGTGACCTGATAGGTTATGTAGAGGCCATGAAAACATACAATGCCATTAAAGCCGATGTAGGCGGACAGGTTGTGGAACTTGTTCAAAATAGTGGCAGCGATGTGGAAGAGGATGATGTACTGGTCCGGATTAAATAA
- a CDS encoding sodium ion-translocating decarboxylase subunit beta, with the protein MTAFQAIFGHPSVLLMLFIGSVLLYLGIRKKYEPLLLVPIAFGIILANLPGGQMGVVPGESIALGKEHYMNLFEIAHKFGIMNFLYYALIKTGLLPPLIFMGVGALTDFGPMLRNLRLAFFGAAAQIGIFTVFLAAIGLGFTPREAGSLGIIGGADGPTAIYTTIKLAPHLLGPIAIAAYSYMSLVPVIIPLVVRGMVSKNELKINMKEQDKLFPPKHKIKNLKLVKILFPITMIIVIAILVPTATPLLGMLFFGNLVKEIGSTVSRLTDAATTTIMNSATIFLGLTVGATMTADVFLEPKTLGIIVGGFLAFSISIAGGIVAVKLYNVFSKKKINPLVGATGLSAVPMASRVANEIALKHDSGNHLLQYCMASNISGVIGSAVAAGVLMTFLA; encoded by the coding sequence ATGACCGCATTTCAGGCGATCTTCGGGCACCCTTCCGTTTTGCTGATGTTGTTTATCGGCTCGGTGCTCTTGTATCTTGGAATTCGAAAAAAATATGAACCCTTATTGCTCGTGCCCATTGCCTTCGGAATTATTCTGGCGAATCTTCCGGGTGGCCAGATGGGCGTTGTTCCCGGCGAAAGCATTGCGTTAGGAAAAGAGCATTACATGAACCTGTTCGAGATTGCCCATAAGTTTGGCATCATGAACTTTCTGTACTATGCACTCATCAAAACCGGTTTGTTACCGCCGTTGATCTTTATGGGAGTTGGCGCGCTGACTGACTTTGGGCCGATGTTGCGGAACCTGCGGCTGGCATTTTTTGGCGCCGCAGCTCAGATTGGTATTTTCACGGTATTTCTGGCAGCTATCGGTTTGGGATTTACGCCGCGTGAAGCTGGTTCGCTGGGAATTATCGGTGGTGCTGATGGCCCGACAGCTATTTATACCACGATCAAATTAGCGCCACATCTGCTGGGACCGATTGCCATCGCTGCATACTCATATATGTCGTTGGTTCCCGTTATTATACCATTGGTTGTGAGAGGCATGGTATCGAAGAATGAGTTGAAGATTAACATGAAGGAGCAGGACAAACTCTTTCCACCAAAGCATAAGATCAAAAATCTGAAGCTGGTGAAAATTCTGTTCCCCATTACAATGATCATCGTGATTGCCATTTTGGTACCTACAGCAACTCCGCTTTTGGGGATGTTGTTCTTCGGTAATCTGGTGAAGGAAATTGGAAGTACAGTGAGCCGCCTGACCGATGCGGCTACCACAACCATTATGAACTCAGCTACTATTTTTCTGGGCCTGACCGTAGGTGCTACCATGACGGCAGATGTGTTCCTTGAACCCAAAACTCTCGGCATCATTGTCGGCGGATTTCTGGCGTTTTCCATTTCCATTGCCGGTGGAATTGTTGCTGTGAAGTTGTACAACGTTTTCTCCAAAAAGAAAATCAATCCGCTGGTGGGAGCTACCGGATTGAGCGCTGTCCCAATGGCATCGCGTGTGGCCAACGAAATTGCTTTGAAGCATGATTCGGGTAATCATCTTCTGCAATACTGCATGGCCAGTAATATTTCGGGAGTTATTGGTTCGGCCGTTGCTGCCGGTGTGTTGATGACATTCCTGGCCTGA
- a CDS encoding IS1595 family transposase yields the protein MSTLGGNIIKMENKFRSLTIFEFQERFPDEDSCYQYLTELKWGTGFVCPNCGHTNYCNGKRLFDRQCTSCHRISSPTSGTLFHQLKFSVLKAFYIVYYVSTSKKGISSTELSRKLGLRQKTCWKFKGKVMKAMESSGNHKIDGKAEVDETVVGGQEEGVVGRKNGKKKLVVFAIERNGKGVSRMYGKVIKQSSSKELGGFMKMTIETSAQIKTDKWRGYSPLVKDFSNLVQVDSGKKGGNFPDLHRCIMGFKGWLRGMHHQVENLQAYIDEYCYRFNRSNMKERIFDSLLTRMVNAEPFPYKQSII from the coding sequence ATGTCTACTTTAGGGGGAAATATTATAAAAATGGAGAACAAATTCAGAAGCCTTACTATTTTTGAGTTTCAGGAACGTTTCCCTGACGAAGATTCTTGTTATCAATATTTGACTGAACTAAAATGGGGGACTGGCTTTGTTTGCCCCAATTGTGGACACACCAATTATTGTAACGGAAAGCGCCTATTCGACAGACAGTGTACCAGTTGCCACCGAATCTCCTCCCCAACGAGCGGGACATTGTTTCACCAGTTAAAGTTCTCGGTATTAAAGGCCTTTTACATTGTTTATTATGTAAGTACGAGTAAAAAAGGGATCAGCAGTACGGAACTAAGCAGAAAGCTTGGGTTAAGACAAAAGACCTGCTGGAAGTTCAAAGGCAAGGTAATGAAAGCCATGGAAAGCAGTGGCAACCATAAAATCGATGGCAAGGCCGAAGTTGATGAAACAGTTGTCGGCGGCCAGGAAGAAGGGGTTGTGGGGAGAAAAAACGGCAAAAAGAAGTTGGTTGTATTTGCCATTGAGAGAAACGGCAAAGGAGTTAGCCGTATGTACGGAAAGGTCATCAAGCAGAGCAGTTCGAAGGAACTTGGTGGGTTTATGAAAATGACCATTGAGACAAGTGCACAAATAAAGACAGATAAATGGCGAGGATATTCCCCTTTGGTAAAAGACTTCAGTAATCTTGTGCAGGTTGATTCAGGGAAAAAGGGCGGCAACTTCCCTGACTTGCACAGGTGTATTATGGGCTTCAAAGGCTGGCTCCGGGGCATGCACCACCAAGTCGAAAATTTGCAAGCCTATATTGATGAATACTGCTACCGGTTTAACCGAAGTAATATGAAGGAAAGAATCTTCGATAGCCTTTTAACCAGAATGGTTAATGCAGAGCCCTTCCCTTATAAACAAAGTATTATTTAA
- a CDS encoding electron transfer flavoprotein subunit beta/FixA family protein — protein sequence MAKQVPDTRNVGKDAMKADGTVNRAALPAIFNPEDLNALEQALQLKGRYPGTTVSLLTMGPGRAAEIIREGLYRGADDGVLLTDRAFAGSDTLATSYALAQAIKEMGEVDLIIAGRQAIDGDTAQVGPQVAEKLGLPQVTYVEKIMDTDGKHITALRRLENGVETVKAPLPLVLTVNGSAATCRTRNAALLMKYKHARTVTERQEASEDYLFLYDSRPFLNIREMTVNDIKAEQEQLGLSGSPTKVKKIENVVLQAKDAKVLKPVDKDIDLLMKELILSHTIG from the coding sequence TTGGCAAAACAGGTTCCCGATACCCGAAATGTTGGGAAAGATGCCATGAAAGCCGACGGGACAGTGAACCGGGCTGCCTTGCCCGCCATCTTCAACCCCGAGGATCTGAACGCGCTGGAGCAGGCTTTACAATTAAAAGGCCGTTATCCCGGAACAACCGTTTCGTTATTAACCATGGGCCCAGGCCGTGCTGCTGAGATTATCCGCGAAGGACTATATCGTGGCGCTGATGACGGTGTTTTGTTGACAGACAGGGCATTTGCCGGTTCTGATACCTTAGCTACCTCATATGCATTAGCACAGGCTATCAAAGAGATGGGCGAAGTTGATTTGATTATCGCCGGCCGCCAGGCTATCGACGGTGATACGGCCCAGGTTGGCCCGCAGGTAGCTGAAAAACTGGGACTTCCGCAAGTAACATACGTCGAGAAAATAATGGATACAGATGGGAAGCATATTACGGCTCTTCGTCGCCTCGAGAACGGTGTGGAAACCGTTAAGGCTCCGCTTCCATTGGTATTGACTGTAAACGGCAGTGCTGCGACGTGCCGTACCCGGAATGCTGCATTGCTGATGAAATACAAACACGCACGTACGGTAACCGAGCGTCAGGAAGCCAGCGAAGATTACCTCTTTCTGTATGATTCGCGTCCTTTCCTCAATATTCGTGAAATGACCGTGAACGATATCAAGGCTGAGCAGGAACAGCTTGGACTGAGCGGTTCGCCTACCAAGGTAAAGAAAATTGAGAATGTAGTATTGCAGGCAAAAGATGCGAAGGTTCTCAAACCGGTCGACAAGGATATCGATTTGTTAATGAAAGAATTGATCTTGAGCCACACCATCGGTTGA
- a CDS encoding electron transfer flavoprotein subunit alpha/FixB family protein, which yields MNNVFVYCEVEDGVVAEVSQELLTKGRSLANQLKCKLEAVVIGKGLDGVENQIFPYGADVVHIADDPRLEPFTTSPHATILNKLFDKEKPQIALMGATPVGRDLGPRVSSALHSGLTADCTSLEIGPHEDKKAGKTYENLLYQIRPAFGGNIIATIINPDCRPQMATVREGVMKKEVMNPEYKGKVKKLDVAQYVSDEDFVVSVIERHMEKKKVNIKGAPIIVAGGYGVGSKENFKMLYELAEVLGGEVGASRAAVDSGYAEHERQIGQTGVTVRPKLYIACGISGQVQHRAGMEESAQIISINTDPDAPINSIADYVIHGDVGEVIPKMVRFYKSNTK from the coding sequence ATGAATAACGTATTTGTATATTGCGAAGTTGAGGATGGCGTTGTGGCCGAGGTGAGTCAGGAATTGCTGACCAAAGGACGCAGCCTGGCCAATCAACTCAAATGCAAACTGGAAGCTGTCGTCATCGGTAAAGGACTCGATGGCGTCGAAAATCAGATATTCCCTTATGGTGCAGATGTGGTACACATTGCCGACGATCCCCGTTTGGAGCCTTTTACTACATCACCTCACGCAACGATTCTGAATAAGCTTTTCGATAAAGAGAAGCCGCAGATTGCCCTGATGGGAGCAACTCCTGTTGGACGTGACCTGGGACCACGTGTTTCCTCTGCTCTTCATAGTGGATTAACTGCCGATTGTACCAGTCTGGAAATTGGACCGCATGAAGACAAGAAAGCTGGTAAAACCTACGAAAATCTGTTGTATCAGATTCGCCCGGCATTTGGTGGAAACATCATCGCTACTATCATCAATCCCGACTGCCGTCCGCAAATGGCGACGGTTCGCGAAGGTGTGATGAAAAAGGAGGTGATGAATCCGGAGTACAAAGGCAAAGTGAAGAAGCTGGATGTGGCTCAGTATGTATCCGATGAAGACTTTGTCGTTTCGGTTATCGAGCGCCACATGGAGAAAAAGAAGGTGAATATAAAAGGCGCACCGATTATTGTTGCTGGCGGATATGGCGTGGGGTCCAAAGAGAATTTCAAAATGTTATACGAACTGGCCGAAGTATTGGGCGGTGAAGTTGGGGCTTCGCGTGCAGCTGTTGATTCCGGTTATGCCGAACACGAACGTCAGATTGGACAGACGGGGGTCACTGTTCGTCCAAAGTTATACATCGCCTGTGGCATTTCGGGACAAGTTCAGCATCGGGCCGGCATGGAAGAATCGGCACAGATTATTTCTATCAATACCGATCCCGATGCACCCATCAACAGCATTGCCGATTATGTAATTCACGGTGATGTTGGTGAAGTGATTCCCAAGATGGTCAGGTTTTATAAATCAAACACCAAGTAA
- a CDS encoding acyl-CoA dehydrogenase family protein: protein MANYYTDNKDLKFYLTHPLMQKIVALKERNFSDKENFDYAPLDFEDAMDSYDRVLEVVGEISGDIIAPNAEGVDQEGPEVVNEHVNYASGTVENIRALVDAGLMGITLPRQYGGLNFPIVPYIMAADIVSRADAGFVNIWGLQDCAETLNEFASPEQKEYYLPRVCKGETMAMDLTEPDAGSDLQSVQLKATYDEKNDVWLLNGVKRFITNGDGDISLVLARSEEGTNDGRGLSMFVYDKQQGGVKVRRIEHKMGIIGSPTCELVFKNAPAELVGSRRMGLIKYVMALMNGARLGIAAQSVGVSEAAYREALDYARERQQFGKPIIKFPAVYEMLSVMKAKLDASRTLLYETARFVDVYKTYQHISEERKLEKEERDEMKEYQRSSDFFTPLAKGISSEYCNQNAYDAVQIHGGSGFMKDYPVERIYRDARITSIYEGTTQLQVVAAIRGVTTGGYLKKIREYEKAELKPELEKFRRTLISLTEDYEEAVKKVHDAEDNEFLDFHARRLVEMAGYIIMSYLLVLDTNRDSSFLRSAVVFNKIAKAEVRSRSEFIRVSSLEDIGHYKYEA, encoded by the coding sequence ATGGCTAATTATTATACCGATAATAAAGATTTGAAATTCTATCTGACGCATCCGCTGATGCAGAAGATTGTTGCTCTCAAAGAGCGGAATTTCAGCGACAAGGAAAATTTTGATTATGCGCCGCTTGATTTTGAGGATGCCATGGACAGCTACGATCGCGTGCTGGAAGTGGTGGGTGAAATTAGTGGTGACATCATTGCACCCAATGCCGAAGGTGTTGATCAGGAAGGTCCTGAGGTTGTTAACGAGCACGTTAACTATGCCAGTGGTACTGTCGAAAATATTAGGGCGCTGGTTGATGCAGGTTTGATGGGTATCACTCTTCCCCGGCAGTATGGTGGATTGAACTTCCCGATTGTTCCTTACATTATGGCTGCTGATATTGTTTCACGCGCCGATGCCGGTTTCGTGAACATCTGGGGACTTCAGGATTGCGCTGAAACGCTGAATGAGTTCGCTTCGCCTGAGCAAAAAGAGTATTATCTGCCCCGGGTCTGTAAAGGCGAAACCATGGCGATGGATTTGACCGAACCGGATGCCGGTTCCGATTTGCAGTCTGTCCAGCTGAAAGCAACCTACGACGAGAAAAATGATGTTTGGTTACTGAATGGTGTGAAGCGTTTCATCACCAACGGCGACGGCGATATTTCGCTGGTCCTCGCCCGTTCAGAAGAAGGGACGAATGATGGCCGTGGTCTTTCGATGTTTGTGTATGACAAGCAACAAGGAGGCGTAAAAGTTCGTCGTATTGAGCATAAAATGGGTATCATCGGCTCACCAACCTGTGAGCTGGTGTTCAAGAATGCACCGGCCGAGTTGGTTGGTTCACGCCGTATGGGACTAATCAAGTACGTGATGGCGTTGATGAACGGTGCCCGTTTGGGAATTGCTGCTCAGTCAGTCGGTGTTTCGGAGGCTGCTTACCGGGAAGCGTTGGATTATGCCCGTGAGCGTCAGCAATTCGGCAAACCGATTATTAAGTTTCCGGCCGTGTACGAAATGCTTTCAGTAATGAAAGCTAAGCTCGATGCTTCGCGTACATTGTTGTATGAAACTGCTCGCTTTGTAGATGTTTACAAGACTTATCAACATATTTCGGAAGAGCGCAAACTGGAGAAAGAAGAGCGTGACGAAATGAAGGAATACCAGCGTTCGTCCGATTTCTTCACGCCGTTGGCTAAGGGTATCAGTTCTGAATACTGTAACCAGAATGCTTACGATGCAGTTCAGATCCATGGCGGTTCCGGTTTCATGAAGGATTATCCGGTAGAACGTATTTATCGCGATGCCCGTATTACTTCTATTTATGAAGGAACGACCCAGTTGCAGGTAGTTGCAGCCATTCGTGGTGTGACAACCGGTGGATATCTGAAGAAAATACGTGAATACGAGAAAGCGGAGCTGAAACCCGAATTGGAGAAATTCCGCCGTACCCTTATTTCGCTTACGGAGGATTACGAAGAAGCAGTAAAGAAAGTGCATGATGCAGAGGATAATGAATTCCTCGATTTCCACGCACGCAGATTGGTTGAGATGGCGGGTTACATCATCATGAGTTACTTGCTGGTTCTCGATACCAACCGGGACAGTTCGTTTCTGCGTTCAGCAGTTGTTTTCAATAAAATTGCCAAGGCCGAAGTGCGTTCCAGGTCCGAATTTATTCGTGTTTCATCACTCGAAGATATCGGACATTACAAATATGAAGCATAA
- a CDS encoding GNAT family N-acetyltransferase produces MSQIIQCNLTTHPHQLAFIDLLNHYISDDMGGGETLNRSRAEELFVQLNNQPNFRAFFVLYEGEVAGMITTFKNISTFQARPLINIHDVIVKKSCRNKGLGHKLVGYVLALARNENCCRVNLEVREDNHRAMEVYRDFDFGSSNPKMLFWERILDDSEEGIKSTAAEKDLSSE; encoded by the coding sequence ATGAGCCAGATTATTCAATGTAACTTAACCACGCATCCACACCAATTAGCGTTCATCGATTTACTAAATCACTACATTTCGGACGATATGGGTGGTGGGGAGACATTGAACCGATCGAGAGCCGAAGAACTTTTCGTCCAATTAAATAATCAACCCAACTTCCGTGCGTTTTTTGTTCTGTATGAAGGAGAAGTTGCCGGGATGATTACCACATTCAAAAACATTTCAACTTTCCAGGCACGTCCACTCATTAATATTCATGATGTGATTGTGAAAAAGAGCTGCAGGAATAAGGGACTAGGGCACAAACTAGTAGGCTATGTTCTTGCTTTGGCTCGAAATGAAAATTGCTGTCGGGTTAACCTGGAAGTACGGGAAGATAATCACCGGGCCATGGAGGTTTACCGTGATTTCGATTTTGGATCCTCCAATCCCAAAATGCTTTTCTGGGAACGAATACTCGATGACTCGGAAGAAGGAATAAAATCGACCGCAGCTGAAAAAGACTTATCCAGCGAGTAA
- the modA gene encoding molybdate ABC transporter substrate-binding protein, with protein MRLTTGLISFILIFLFSCQSKTGKKNLSEKSKQGISVFAAASLADVVSNLAKEYQTKSGVKVALNFASSGTLARQMQEGAAPGIYLSASPRWMKFACRNGSADSTFCFPVARNSLVVVVPTNSRIDTLPITSSLNFPGSFNCRLAIGDPAHVPAGQYAAEALKSMGWFKPLQSRFLKTKDVRSALMVVELGECEMGIVYATDAMKSKKVRAVGVFPEDSHQPVEYWAAKGKFGGSTADSLLEYLHSAEADYIWKKFGFKTIAEPRKSNNNK; from the coding sequence ATGCGCTTAACGACCGGCCTCATTAGCTTCATCCTGATATTCTTATTTTCGTGTCAATCGAAAACAGGCAAGAAGAATCTATCAGAAAAGTCGAAGCAGGGAATCAGCGTTTTCGCGGCAGCGAGTTTAGCCGATGTAGTGTCAAATCTAGCTAAGGAATATCAAACGAAATCGGGTGTAAAGGTAGCATTGAATTTTGCTTCTTCAGGAACCCTGGCCCGGCAGATGCAGGAAGGTGCCGCTCCCGGAATTTACCTTTCGGCCAGTCCGCGATGGATGAAATTCGCCTGCAGAAATGGCTCTGCTGATTCAACCTTTTGTTTTCCGGTGGCCCGAAATAGTCTGGTCGTTGTTGTTCCAACGAATAGTCGCATCGACACATTGCCCATTACTTCATCACTTAATTTTCCCGGTTCTTTTAATTGTCGGTTGGCGATTGGCGATCCGGCCCACGTTCCGGCAGGGCAATATGCAGCTGAAGCATTGAAATCGATGGGGTGGTTTAAGCCTCTGCAGTCTCGTTTCCTGAAAACAAAAGATGTACGTTCGGCGCTGATGGTGGTGGAATTGGGCGAGTGCGAAATGGGAATTGTGTACGCTACCGATGCGATGAAATCGAAAAAAGTCAGAGCGGTAGGCGTTTTCCCGGAAGATTCGCATCAGCCGGTTGAATACTGGGCCGCAAAAGGGAAATTTGGTGGTTCGACTGCCGATTCGTTACTGGAATATTTGCATTCCGCTGAAGCTGATTATATTTGGAAAAAGTTCGGCTTTAAAACCATCGCTGAACCTCGAAAATCCAATAATAACAAATGA
- the modB gene encoding molybdate ABC transporter permease subunit, with product MTDLFNFTASDLSAISLSLKVAIWSSIIALPFAIAIGWFLARNQFRGKALLEGVIHLPLVLPPVVTGYLLLIILGTNGVIGKWLYDLTGIRIAFSFYAALLASVVVSFPLITRSIRLAIELVDEKYEEAARTLGASRLTTFLSITLPMASPGIISGFILGFARSLGEFGATITFAGNIEGETQTLPLAVFSYMQVPGQDTATFRLVMISVLLSLLAMIVAEFLNRRAIKRSRK from the coding sequence ATGACCGACCTGTTTAACTTCACTGCTTCCGATTTATCGGCCATTTCGCTTTCGCTGAAAGTAGCTATCTGGTCTTCGATAATTGCATTGCCATTTGCCATTGCAATAGGGTGGTTTCTGGCACGCAATCAATTTCGTGGAAAAGCGTTGCTGGAAGGAGTGATACATCTTCCGTTGGTATTGCCTCCGGTTGTAACAGGCTATCTTTTGCTCATTATTCTGGGCACTAACGGAGTCATTGGTAAATGGCTTTATGACCTCACGGGAATTCGCATCGCTTTTAGTTTTTATGCAGCACTGTTGGCCAGTGTGGTTGTTTCTTTTCCGTTAATCACCCGTTCCATCAGGCTGGCTATCGAATTGGTCGACGAAAAATATGAAGAGGCTGCTCGTACATTGGGAGCTTCGCGGTTAACGACATTTCTTTCCATCACGTTGCCAATGGCTTCGCCGGGTATCATTAGCGGATTTATTCTGGGATTTGCCAGAAGCCTGGGGGAATTTGGTGCCACCATTACCTTTGCGGGAAACATCGAGGGGGAGACCCAAACGCTGCCGTTGGCAGTATTTTCCTATATGCAGGTTCCCGGTCAGGACACGGCTACGTTCCGTTTGGTGATGATATCTGTTCTGTTATCGCTACTGGCAATGATTGTAGCAGAATTCCTGAATCGTAGAGCGATAAAGCGCTCAAGAAAATAG